A region from the Paenibacillus humicola genome encodes:
- a CDS encoding helicase-related protein, with protein sequence MKVWLYVLQAEDGLHMRWSIAPEVDFSFWLDSGFREQSIKSAYGMNATEAFHDNRLSSGRCCVLWSVPLPLGIASAAVEQWRTESGLRLNEADVCARIEHLVRLVCADDRQVGGEPYDAAGRPVVCRSGRACRVAAGGGPRLLLGADAQALAAEACRAAALLQGRALLAGEALALLAAAGSGGAAPPGGAPQEPWSAAAPALQLAALLGRLRLGRALAPQARQAAPALPRLRGAAPRAAALRCMRCGSGAARMRRTPCAACGRMCAYCEACLAMGRSRECGLLILGLPDKPLPPAVTAAEPAQKPGPPQPRADSAAIRARLAPWKLSAAQEAAAAAALRYIESDDFPVDGRNGFGSRFSRRFHALAARAEEGPRVGTRASELPVPGTKQSSRLSASSSSTASRGLRELARPLIAAWRSAVAGCAAALTAAGQTADRTGRPKRRFLLWAVTGAGKTEMMFPLIESSILRGGRALIATPRRDVVLELEPRIRRAFPDRSVTALYGGSPQRWDNGEITLATTHQLLRFAGAFDLVVIDELDAFPFHGDPMLHYAAEKVCAPDGVTVLLTATPPASLRREAEKGRLAHARVPVRFHRHPLPVPVTLRLPPVQELLRRHSLPRPFSKAIRSSVDRGAQLFVFVQKIAHIDSLVKRLRQLLPDVPVGGTSSKDGERRDKVLQFRDRTIRVLVTTTILERGVTVPKSDVFILDADSQQFDDAALVQMAGRAGRAKDDPAGSVYFCAPARTRSQRLAIRQIRRMNALAARKGYLHPANS encoded by the coding sequence ATGAAGGTATGGTTATACGTGCTTCAGGCCGAAGATGGACTACACATGCGGTGGAGCATCGCTCCGGAGGTTGATTTTTCCTTTTGGCTGGATTCCGGCTTCCGGGAGCAGTCGATTAAGTCTGCTTATGGTATGAACGCAACCGAAGCGTTCCATGACAACCGGCTAAGCAGCGGGCGCTGCTGCGTTTTATGGTCGGTGCCGCTGCCGCTCGGTATTGCGTCCGCCGCTGTGGAGCAATGGCGGACAGAATCCGGGCTGCGCCTGAACGAGGCCGACGTGTGCGCAAGGATAGAACATCTGGTGCGTCTCGTATGTGCGGACGACCGTCAGGTGGGCGGAGAGCCGTATGACGCGGCGGGGCGCCCGGTCGTTTGCCGGAGCGGCCGCGCATGCCGCGTGGCTGCCGGCGGAGGGCCGCGCCTGCTTCTCGGCGCGGACGCGCAGGCGCTGGCGGCGGAAGCCTGCCGCGCCGCTGCGCTGCTGCAGGGCCGCGCGCTGCTCGCCGGCGAGGCGCTCGCCCTGCTCGCCGCCGCCGGCTCGGGCGGGGCCGCGCCGCCCGGCGGCGCGCCGCAGGAGCCCTGGAGCGCGGCGGCTCCCGCGCTCCAGCTCGCGGCGCTGCTCGGCCGGCTTCGCCTCGGCCGAGCGCTTGCCCCGCAGGCGCGGCAGGCTGCGCCTGCACTGCCGCGCCTGCGGGGGGCGGCGCCGCGCGCCGCCGCGCTCCGCTGCATGCGCTGCGGCAGCGGAGCGGCGCGCATGCGCCGCACGCCATGCGCCGCGTGCGGGCGCATGTGCGCCTACTGCGAGGCATGCCTCGCCATGGGCCGCAGCCGCGAATGCGGACTGCTCATCCTCGGCCTGCCGGACAAGCCCCTGCCGCCGGCCGTTACGGCAGCGGAGCCCGCGCAGAAGCCGGGTCCGCCGCAGCCCCGCGCCGACAGCGCGGCAATTCGCGCGCGTCTGGCGCCCTGGAAGCTGAGCGCGGCGCAGGAAGCCGCCGCCGCAGCGGCTCTCCGCTACATCGAGTCGGACGATTTCCCGGTAGACGGACGCAACGGGTTTGGAAGCAGGTTTTCCCGCCGCTTTCACGCTCTGGCCGCGCGGGCGGAGGAGGGCCCGCGAGTCGGCACGAGAGCGTCTGAATTACCGGTCCCCGGTACAAAACAATCCTCCCGGCTTTCCGCGTCATCTTCTTCGACGGCCTCGCGCGGATTGCGTGAACTCGCTCGTCCCCTGATTGCCGCATGGCGGTCCGCTGTCGCCGGCTGCGCCGCAGCGCTAACGGCGGCTGGTCAGACCGCGGACCGGACCGGGCGCCCGAAGCGCCGGTTTTTGTTATGGGCTGTCACGGGCGCCGGAAAAACAGAAATGATGTTTCCGCTTATCGAATCGAGCATCCTGCGCGGCGGGAGGGCGCTGATTGCCACGCCGCGGCGGGACGTCGTGCTGGAGCTGGAGCCGCGGATCCGGCGGGCGTTCCCGGACCGTTCCGTCACCGCCTTGTACGGCGGCAGCCCGCAGCGCTGGGACAACGGCGAGATTACGCTCGCGACAACGCATCAGCTGCTTCGTTTCGCCGGTGCATTCGACCTCGTCGTTATCGACGAGCTCGATGCGTTTCCATTCCACGGCGATCCGATGCTTCATTATGCCGCGGAAAAGGTATGCGCACCGGACGGCGTCACGGTGCTGCTTACCGCCACGCCGCCGGCGTCGTTAAGACGCGAGGCGGAAAAGGGCAGGCTGGCGCATGCGCGGGTTCCCGTCCGGTTCCACCGCCACCCTCTTCCGGTACCCGTCACGCTGCGGCTTCCTCCGGTTCAGGAGCTGCTTCGCCGCCACAGCCTGCCCCGGCCGTTCTCGAAGGCGATTCGGTCGTCCGTTGACCGCGGAGCACAGTTATTTGTATTCGTGCAGAAAATTGCCCATATCGATTCGCTGGTGAAACGGCTTAGGCAGCTGCTTCCGGATGTGCCGGTCGGAGGAACGTCGTCCAAGGACGGAGAGCGCCGCGACAAAGTGCTGCAGTTTCGCGACCGGACCATCCGGGTGCTCGTCACGACGACGATTCTCGAACGGGGCGTCACCGTGCCGAAAAGCGATGTCTTTATTTTGGACGCCGACAGCCAGCAGTTTGACGACGCCGCGCTCGTTCAAATGGCGGGAAGGGCTGGGCGAGCCAAAGACGATCCGGCGGGAAGCGTCTATTTTTGCGCACCGGCGCGCACCCGCTCTCAGCGGCTGGCGATCCGTCAAATCCGCCGCATGAATGCTTTGGCGGCCCGAAAAGGCTACTTGCATCCGGCCAATTCGTGA
- a CDS encoding response regulator — MDLKTPAGKQKIKVLLADDHQLFREGLKRILNMEDDLEVIGECNDGIQVLEFCNQMKPEVVLMDINMPVENGVVATERLRDIFPDVKVIILSIHDDESYVFETLRKGASGYLLKDMEAEALINAIRSVVSGHAYIHPKVTGKLINQLRRMTYLDEIGAVSGAAASREAGVKFIAGENNPLTRREAEVLRLMAEGKSNKMIGEYLFISEKTVKNHVSSILQKMEVDDRTQAVINSIKFGWVTL; from the coding sequence ATGGATTTGAAAACGCCAGCCGGCAAACAGAAGATCAAAGTGCTGCTTGCCGACGATCATCAGCTATTCCGCGAGGGGCTAAAGCGGATTTTGAATATGGAAGACGATTTGGAAGTCATCGGCGAATGCAACGATGGCATTCAAGTGCTGGAATTCTGCAACCAGATGAAGCCCGAGGTCGTGCTGATGGACATTAACATGCCCGTCGAAAACGGCGTTGTGGCAACGGAGAGACTGCGTGACATTTTTCCGGACGTGAAAGTCATCATTTTATCGATCCATGACGATGAAAGCTACGTGTTCGAGACGCTGCGCAAAGGCGCGTCCGGATATTTGCTCAAGGATATGGAAGCCGAGGCGCTTATCAATGCGATTCGCTCCGTCGTGAGCGGTCACGCTTATATCCACCCGAAGGTGACGGGCAAGCTGATCAATCAGCTCCGCCGCATGACGTACCTGGACGAAATCGGAGCCGTATCCGGGGCGGCAGCCAGCCGCGAGGCGGGCGTAAAGTTCATTGCCGGCGAGAACAACCCGCTTACGCGTCGTGAGGCGGAAGTACTGCGGCTAATGGCTGAGGGCAAAAGCAACAAAATGATCGGCGAATATTTGTTTATCAGCGAGAAGACCGTTAAAAACCATGTAAGCAGCATTTTGCAAAAGATGGAGGTTGACGACCGCACCCAAGCGGTCATCAATTCGATTAAGTTCGGCTGGGTGACGCTTTAA